A genome region from Synchiropus splendidus isolate RoL2022-P1 chromosome 5, RoL_Sspl_1.0, whole genome shotgun sequence includes the following:
- the sinhcafl gene encoding SIN3-HDAC complex associated factor, like isoform X1 has translation MFGFHKSKIYRSNDGCCICKTKSSSSRFTDSSRYEETFRLCFGLSEDRVGDICNACVLLVKRWKKLPNGSKKNWNHVVDARAGPGFKVTKPKKMKNSDGKKKSKLKKLHKLKRQIDSDAHSTTSSVSPAQSPSYSHQSDDGSDIESKQRRPTPSIFSFLDRSYWKRQKVCCGIVYKGRFGEVIIDPRLFKPCCSSKKQKSQVATCLPETLPPQIQEDMKESW, from the exons ATGTTTGGCTTTCACAAGTCAAAGATCTACCGGAGTAATGACGGCTGTTGCATCTGCAAAACCAAGTCCTCCAGTTCTCGGTTCACAGACAGCAGTCGCTACGAGGAGACGTTCCGACTGTGTTTTGG TCTCTCCGAGGACCGAGTTGGAGACATATGCAATGCTTGTGTCTTACTGGTGAAGCGGTGGAAGAAGCTTCCAAATGGGTCAAAGAAGAACTGGAATCAT GTGGTGGATGCCAGGGCTGGTCCAGGCTTCAAGGTGACAAAACCaaagaagatgaaaaacagTGATGGAAAGAAGAAAAGTAAACTAAAGAAGCTTCATAAGTTAAAGAGGCAAA TAGATTCTGATGcccacagcaccacctccagcgTGTCTCCCGCCCAGTCGCCCTCTTACAGCCACCAGTCTGACGACGGCTCCGACATAGAGTCCAAACAGAGACGCCCAACTCCCtccatcttttctttcttgGATCGTTCCTACTGGAAAAG GCAAAAGGTGTGCTGCGGAATCGTCTACAAAGGCCGATTTGGAGAAGTCATTATTGACCCGCGACTCTTCAAGCCCTGCTGCAGCTCCAAAAAACAGAAGTCACAAGTGGCCACATGTCTGCCAGAAACACTTCCGCCTCAGATCCAAGAAGACATGAAAGAAAGCTGGTGA
- the sinhcafl gene encoding SIN3-HDAC complex associated factor, like isoform X2, with product MFGFHKSKIYRSNDGCCICKTKSSSSRFTDSSRYEETFRLCFGLSEDRVGDICNACVLLVKRWKKLPNGSKKNWNHVVDARAGPGFKVTKPKKMKNSDGKKKSKLKKLHKLKRQNSDAHSTTSSVSPAQSPSYSHQSDDGSDIESKQRRPTPSIFSFLDRSYWKRQKVCCGIVYKGRFGEVIIDPRLFKPCCSSKKQKSQVATCLPETLPPQIQEDMKESW from the exons ATGTTTGGCTTTCACAAGTCAAAGATCTACCGGAGTAATGACGGCTGTTGCATCTGCAAAACCAAGTCCTCCAGTTCTCGGTTCACAGACAGCAGTCGCTACGAGGAGACGTTCCGACTGTGTTTTGG TCTCTCCGAGGACCGAGTTGGAGACATATGCAATGCTTGTGTCTTACTGGTGAAGCGGTGGAAGAAGCTTCCAAATGGGTCAAAGAAGAACTGGAATCAT GTGGTGGATGCCAGGGCTGGTCCAGGCTTCAAGGTGACAAAACCaaagaagatgaaaaacagTGATGGAAAGAAGAAAAGTAAACTAAAGAAGCTTCATAAGTTAAAGAGGCAAA ATTCTGATGcccacagcaccacctccagcgTGTCTCCCGCCCAGTCGCCCTCTTACAGCCACCAGTCTGACGACGGCTCCGACATAGAGTCCAAACAGAGACGCCCAACTCCCtccatcttttctttcttgGATCGTTCCTACTGGAAAAG GCAAAAGGTGTGCTGCGGAATCGTCTACAAAGGCCGATTTGGAGAAGTCATTATTGACCCGCGACTCTTCAAGCCCTGCTGCAGCTCCAAAAAACAGAAGTCACAAGTGGCCACATGTCTGCCAGAAACACTTCCGCCTCAGATCCAAGAAGACATGAAAGAAAGCTGGTGA